In Cytobacillus oceanisediminis, the following proteins share a genomic window:
- the folD gene encoding bifunctional methylenetetrahydrofolate dehydrogenase/methenyltetrahydrofolate cyclohydrolase FolD, with amino-acid sequence MAAELIDGKEIARKKQDHIGSEVQKLKAAGITPGLAVILAGNNQASRTYVKNKQKTCDKLGMNSMLIELPESVSEQELIRKITELNESDDIHGILVQLPLPSHINEKAIIETISPDKDVDGFHPINIGRMMTAQDAYIPCTPAGIIEMLDSIGADISGKHVVVIGRSNIVGKPAGQLFLNEDATVTYCHSKTADLKEYTKRADILVAAAGKAKLITEDHIKNGAIVIDVGMNRNEEGKLCGDVDFEAVKHKAGFITPVPGGVGPMTITMLMHNTLKAAKSSISKTQK; translated from the coding sequence AAAGCTGAAGGCGGCAGGGATCACGCCAGGCCTGGCCGTTATTTTAGCGGGGAATAATCAGGCGTCCAGAACATATGTGAAAAACAAGCAGAAAACCTGCGATAAGCTGGGCATGAATTCTATGCTTATTGAACTTCCCGAAAGCGTCAGCGAGCAAGAGCTTATCAGAAAAATCACAGAGTTAAACGAAAGTGATGATATTCATGGAATCCTTGTCCAGCTGCCGCTCCCAAGCCATATTAATGAAAAAGCCATCATCGAGACCATATCTCCTGACAAAGATGTTGATGGGTTTCATCCCATAAATATTGGCAGGATGATGACAGCTCAGGATGCATATATCCCTTGTACTCCCGCAGGGATCATTGAAATGCTGGATAGCATTGGTGCAGACATTTCCGGAAAGCATGTAGTGGTTATTGGCAGAAGCAACATTGTAGGGAAGCCCGCAGGGCAGCTGTTCCTTAATGAAGACGCTACTGTCACATACTGCCATTCGAAAACGGCTGATCTGAAGGAATATACAAAGCGGGCGGATATACTGGTGGCTGCAGCAGGGAAAGCGAAATTAATCACAGAAGACCATATTAAAAATGGCGCAATCGTGATAGATGTCGGCATGAATCGAAATGAGGAAGGAAAGCTTTGCGGCGATGTTGATTTCGAGGCAGTTAAGCACAAAGCAGGATTTATTACTCCTGTTCCAGGCGGAGTGGGACCGATGACAATTACCATGTTAATGCATAATACGTTAAAGGCAGCAAAGTCTTCCATTAGCAAAACCCAAAAGTAA
- the xseA gene encoding exodeoxyribonuclease VII large subunit gives MKEQQYLTVNALTKYIKRKFDADPHLQNILVKGEISNFKQHSSGHMYFTLKDEKARILAVMFAGNARTMKFRPENGMKVLVRGAISVYDSSGQYQIYVQEMQPDGIGELYLAYEQLKEKLEKEGFFSPAHKKDIPRYPRTVAVITSPTGAAIRDILTTLKRRYPIANILIYPALVQGNQAAPSIVKAITEANSSGDADVLIIGRGGGSIEELWAFNEEAVARAIFMSEIPIISAVGHETDFTIADFVADLRAPTPTGAAEMAVPHIDDLTERLFNRQSRLIRAMKEQVALQNERLLRVQKSYAFRYPQKLYEQKMEQLDKVTEQLMRGSSRLHDLKLEQAENLQKRLVRSHPGQLKDQAKEKNDRLHKLLNRTMANILAAKEKDFARVISTLEALSPLKIMDRGYSLAYTEKETLIKTVSQVKADDMIKLKVSDGTIECKVTDIEE, from the coding sequence ATGAAGGAACAGCAGTATCTGACAGTAAACGCACTGACCAAATACATAAAAAGAAAATTTGATGCCGACCCTCATTTGCAAAATATTTTGGTTAAGGGAGAAATCTCAAACTTTAAACAGCATTCAAGCGGCCATATGTATTTCACTTTAAAGGATGAGAAAGCCCGAATTTTAGCCGTAATGTTTGCAGGAAATGCGAGAACCATGAAATTTAGGCCAGAGAATGGCATGAAAGTTTTAGTTCGCGGAGCCATTTCCGTTTATGATTCCAGCGGGCAATATCAAATATACGTACAGGAAATGCAGCCGGACGGGATTGGTGAACTTTATCTGGCTTATGAACAGCTTAAAGAAAAACTTGAGAAAGAAGGATTCTTTTCGCCTGCACATAAAAAAGATATCCCGCGTTATCCAAGAACAGTTGCTGTTATCACATCCCCTACTGGAGCTGCAATCAGAGATATTCTGACAACGCTCAAAAGGCGCTATCCGATTGCGAACATACTTATATACCCTGCGCTTGTTCAGGGTAACCAGGCAGCTCCCTCTATTGTGAAAGCGATAACTGAAGCTAATTCCTCTGGGGATGCCGATGTCTTAATCATCGGCCGGGGCGGAGGCTCCATTGAAGAGCTTTGGGCCTTTAATGAAGAAGCTGTAGCCAGGGCAATATTCATGTCCGAAATACCTATTATTTCAGCTGTCGGCCATGAAACGGATTTTACAATAGCAGATTTTGTTGCAGATTTAAGGGCCCCCACCCCAACGGGAGCTGCAGAGATGGCAGTTCCGCATATTGATGACTTGACGGAAAGGCTTTTCAACAGGCAATCAAGGCTGATAAGAGCGATGAAAGAACAAGTTGCACTGCAAAATGAAAGGCTTCTAAGGGTGCAGAAATCATACGCTTTCCGGTACCCGCAAAAATTGTATGAACAAAAAATGGAACAGCTGGATAAAGTGACCGAACAGCTAATGCGAGGGTCAAGCAGGCTGCATGATTTAAAGCTGGAGCAGGCAGAAAACCTGCAAAAAAGGCTGGTTCGGAGTCATCCTGGACAGCTAAAGGATCAGGCTAAAGAAAAAAATGATCGGCTTCATAAGCTTTTAAACAGAACAATGGCAAATATCCTGGCTGCAAAAGAAAAGGACTTTGCGAGGGTCATTTCAACCCTCGAGGCGCTCAGTCCTCTTAAAATTATGGATAGAGGCTATAGCCTTGCTTATACAGAAAAGGAAACCCTAATAAAGACCGTGTCCCAAGTTAAAGCGGATGATATGATAAAATTGAAGGTGTCTGATGGAACCATTGAATGCAAGGTAACGGATATTGAGGAGTGA